In the Micromonospora narathiwatensis genome, one interval contains:
- a CDS encoding cellulose binding domain-containing protein, with protein sequence MYEYRGGARPARRARPGRRRWTSLAASLLLATGALSGIHPPSAGAATTTAIVTVNARAGLATMPDTALGVNHAIWDQHLGSTETSDLLRAAGVQMMRYPGGSYADIYHWRDHTAPGGYVAPGTDFDTFMAAVRRVGAQPMIIANYGTGTAAEAAEWVRYANLTKRYGAKYWTVGNENYGNGHYGSAWEADDHPDKSATQYAKLVVEYADAMKAVDPTIKVGAVLTMPANWPDALTAGSDPGPWNQTVLSLAGPKIDFVDVHWYPGGSAAESLARTGHISDAMYLLRQQLNRYAGANAARIGISFTELNVDAGRNTQPGALFLADAYSGLLENGAFTVHWWNVHNGIGTVSTVAGQTDFGDFGMLSSGGCTSDGTVCEPPLNTPFAPYHGLSMMNIFARAGDQFIRAGTDQPLVTAHAVRRGNGELAVLLVNKDPDNAYPVTIDYAGFTPSTAAPTVYTHTSGATSIAAGQTGTATSRVLPPYSLTTLVVRPAGAVAGQPGAPGQPTVSGVTDRRATISWPAAAAGSSPIAKYEVYRQNGAIGEQLGETTGTTFTVGNLNPGSRYTVNVLTRDTAGRVSWASPPLTFATGSPAASTCGVRFSNSTDWGNGYIGAVDIVNNGAGPINGWTLTWTWPTTWQQVSGGWSANWEQVGNAVRVTNNNDSRQIAGGGGSTSIGFVGAYSGPNVLPTAFTLNGTLCTTL encoded by the coding sequence ATGTACGAATATCGAGGGGGCGCCAGGCCGGCACGCCGCGCCCGGCCTGGTCGACGTCGCTGGACGTCGCTCGCGGCGAGCCTGCTGCTCGCCACCGGCGCGCTGTCCGGGATCCACCCGCCGAGTGCCGGCGCGGCGACCACCACGGCGATCGTGACCGTGAACGCGCGGGCGGGGCTGGCGACCATGCCGGACACCGCGCTCGGCGTCAACCACGCCATCTGGGACCAGCACCTCGGCAGCACCGAGACGTCGGACCTGTTGCGGGCCGCCGGCGTCCAGATGATGCGGTACCCGGGCGGCTCGTACGCCGACATCTACCACTGGCGGGACCACACCGCGCCCGGCGGGTACGTCGCCCCCGGCACCGACTTCGACACCTTCATGGCGGCGGTGCGCCGGGTCGGCGCCCAGCCAATGATCATCGCGAACTACGGCACCGGAACCGCGGCCGAGGCCGCGGAGTGGGTGCGGTACGCCAACCTGACCAAGCGCTACGGCGCCAAGTACTGGACGGTCGGCAACGAGAACTACGGCAACGGCCACTACGGCTCGGCCTGGGAGGCCGACGACCACCCCGACAAGAGCGCGACCCAGTACGCGAAGCTGGTCGTCGAGTACGCCGACGCGATGAAGGCGGTCGACCCCACCATCAAGGTCGGCGCGGTGCTGACCATGCCGGCGAACTGGCCGGACGCGCTGACCGCCGGCAGTGATCCGGGTCCGTGGAACCAGACGGTCCTCTCCCTCGCCGGCCCGAAGATCGACTTCGTCGACGTGCACTGGTACCCGGGTGGCAGCGCCGCCGAGTCGCTGGCCCGTACCGGCCACATCAGCGACGCGATGTACCTGCTCCGGCAGCAGCTCAACCGGTACGCCGGGGCGAACGCGGCGCGAATCGGCATCAGCTTCACGGAGTTGAACGTCGACGCCGGCCGAAACACCCAGCCGGGTGCGCTGTTCCTGGCCGACGCCTACAGTGGGCTGCTGGAGAACGGTGCCTTCACGGTCCACTGGTGGAACGTGCACAACGGTATCGGCACGGTGTCGACCGTGGCGGGACAGACCGACTTCGGCGACTTCGGCATGCTCTCCAGCGGCGGCTGCACCTCGGACGGCACGGTCTGTGAGCCGCCGTTGAACACGCCGTTCGCGCCGTACCACGGGCTGTCGATGATGAACATCTTCGCCCGGGCCGGTGACCAGTTCATCCGCGCCGGCACCGACCAGCCGCTGGTCACCGCGCACGCCGTCCGGCGGGGCAACGGGGAGTTGGCGGTGCTGCTGGTGAACAAGGACCCGGACAACGCGTACCCGGTCACCATCGACTACGCCGGGTTCACCCCGTCGACCGCTGCGCCGACGGTCTACACCCACACCAGCGGCGCCACTTCCATCGCCGCCGGCCAGACCGGCACTGCGACCAGCCGTGTCCTGCCGCCGTACTCGCTGACCACGCTCGTGGTGCGCCCGGCCGGTGCGGTGGCCGGTCAGCCCGGTGCGCCGGGCCAGCCCACCGTGAGCGGCGTGACCGACCGGCGGGCGACCATCTCCTGGCCGGCGGCCGCCGCGGGCAGCAGCCCGATCGCCAAGTATGAGGTGTACCGGCAGAACGGGGCGATCGGTGAGCAGCTCGGCGAGACGACCGGCACCACGTTCACGGTCGGCAACCTGAACCCCGGCAGCAGGTACACGGTCAACGTGCTGACCCGGGACACCGCGGGGCGGGTCTCCTGGGCCTCCCCGCCGCTCACCTTCGCCACCGGCAGCCCGGCCGCCAGCACGTGCGGCGTCCGCTTCAGCAACAGCACGGACTGGGGCAACGGCTACATCGGCGCGGTCGACATCGTCAACAACGGGGCAGGCCCCATCAACGGCTGGACGCTCACCTGGACCTGGCCGACCACCTGGCAGCAGGTGAGCGGCGGCTGGAGCGCCAACTGGGAACAGGTCGGCAATGCGGTGAGGGTCACCAACAACAACGACAGCCGGCAGATTGCCGGTGGTGGGGGTAGCACCAGCATCGGCTTCGTCGGCGCGTACAGCGGGCCGAACGTCCTCCCGACCGCGTTCACCCTCAACGGCACTCTTTGCACGACCTTGTGA
- a CDS encoding SDR family oxidoreductase: protein MTNVTVITGGSRGIGAATARRLAAAGHDIAIGYHHDHDAAKTVLADIHTAGRRGVAVPADTRDPDQVQRLFDTAANLGPLTGLVNNAGITSPIGPFTDLRFDDLRQVVDVNLIGYVLCAQQAARRMTHGGAIVNVSSAAATLGSSGEYIHYAAVKAATDTLTVGLAKELAPQGIRVNAVAPGIIRTDIHTRSGVPDRADSAAGRIPLGRAGEPDEVAGAIAFLLGPDASYTTGAVLRIAGGL from the coding sequence TTGACCAACGTCACCGTCATCACCGGCGGTAGCCGCGGCATCGGCGCCGCCACCGCCCGCCGACTCGCCGCCGCCGGCCACGACATCGCCATCGGCTACCACCACGACCACGACGCCGCGAAGACCGTCCTCGCCGACATCCACACCGCCGGCCGCCGTGGCGTCGCCGTCCCCGCCGACACCCGCGACCCCGACCAGGTCCAGCGCCTCTTCGACACCGCCGCCAACCTCGGCCCACTCACCGGCCTGGTCAACAACGCCGGCATCACCAGCCCGATCGGCCCCTTCACCGACCTGCGCTTCGACGACCTCCGCCAGGTCGTCGACGTCAACCTCATCGGGTACGTCCTCTGCGCCCAACAGGCCGCCCGCCGGATGACCCACGGCGGCGCCATCGTCAACGTCTCATCCGCCGCCGCCACGCTCGGCAGCTCCGGCGAATACATCCACTACGCCGCCGTCAAGGCCGCCACCGACACCCTCACCGTCGGCCTCGCCAAGGAACTCGCCCCCCAGGGCATCCGGGTCAACGCCGTCGCCCCCGGCATCATCCGCACCGACATCCACACCCGCTCCGGCGTACCCGACCGGGCCGACAGCGCCGCCGGACGCATCCCGCTGGGCCGCGCCGGCGAACCCGACGAGGTCGCCGGCGCCATCGCCTTCCTCCTCGGCCCCGACGCCTCCTACACCACCGGCGCCGTCCTACGCATCGCCGGCGGCCTCTGA
- a CDS encoding peroxiredoxin, which produces MGAGVGDLVDDFELPDETGTPRRLSGLLAAGPVVLFFYPAAMTRGCTAESCHFRDLAAEFGAVGAQRVGISRDPVRRQAEFSRRHGFDYPLLSDVDGVVAEAFGVRRRLPLGALSTRRMTFVIGQDRRVLAVVRSELSMSEHADAALRALGG; this is translated from the coding sequence GTGGGTGCGGGTGTCGGGGATCTGGTCGACGATTTCGAGCTGCCGGACGAGACGGGTACGCCGCGGCGGTTGTCGGGGTTGCTGGCGGCGGGGCCGGTGGTGCTGTTCTTCTATCCGGCGGCGATGACGCGGGGGTGCACGGCGGAGAGCTGTCATTTCCGGGATCTGGCGGCGGAGTTCGGGGCGGTCGGCGCGCAGCGGGTCGGGATCAGCCGTGATCCGGTGCGGCGGCAGGCGGAGTTCTCCCGGCGGCACGGGTTCGACTATCCGCTGCTGTCGGACGTCGACGGTGTGGTGGCGGAGGCGTTCGGGGTGCGGCGTCGGCTGCCGTTGGGTGCGTTGAGCACGCGGCGGATGACGTTCGTGATCGGTCAGGACCGGCGGGTGTTGGCGGTGGTGCGCAGCGAGTTGAGCATGTCCGAGCATGCGGATGCGGCGCTGCGGGCGTTGGGGGGCTGA
- a CDS encoding LysR family transcriptional regulator gives MDYDTVRTFVAAVDAGQFQEAAAELSITQQAVSKRIAALERNLGVRLFTRTPRGAELTIDGQAFLPHARELLRVAERAVASVRTGRRPLRVDVIASRVAPAGLMRGFHRTHPEIELDVVMLFDVETAVAAIRSGTIDASFRAVAMPGRPLPEDIESVRVLDEPLQLLTGPAHALATARSVTIAQLAGHRIWMPGIVAGTEWAAYYDDLVAEFGLTIEATGPNFGSDALLDTVADTPALATFMSEQTRLVWPAGHGLRRIPVTDPTPVYPHSLLWHRDNPHPALAALRDHLAATTTAHGAAGTWAPAWVLPR, from the coding sequence GTGGATTACGACACCGTGCGCACCTTCGTCGCCGCCGTGGACGCGGGCCAGTTCCAGGAAGCCGCCGCCGAGCTGTCGATCACCCAGCAGGCCGTCTCCAAACGCATCGCCGCGCTGGAGCGCAACCTCGGTGTACGGCTGTTCACCCGCACGCCGCGCGGCGCCGAGCTCACCATCGACGGGCAGGCGTTCCTGCCCCACGCGCGCGAACTGCTCCGCGTCGCCGAACGCGCCGTCGCGTCCGTGCGTACCGGCCGCCGTCCGCTGCGCGTCGACGTGATCGCCTCGCGCGTCGCGCCGGCGGGCCTGATGCGCGGCTTCCACCGCACGCACCCCGAGATCGAACTCGACGTGGTGATGCTGTTCGACGTCGAGACCGCCGTCGCCGCCATTCGGTCCGGGACGATCGACGCGTCCTTCCGCGCCGTCGCCATGCCCGGCCGACCCCTGCCCGAGGACATCGAATCCGTCCGGGTGCTCGACGAACCGCTCCAACTCCTCACCGGCCCCGCCCACGCTCTGGCGACGGCCCGGTCGGTGACCATCGCCCAACTCGCCGGGCACCGGATCTGGATGCCCGGCATCGTCGCCGGTACCGAGTGGGCCGCCTACTACGACGACCTCGTCGCCGAGTTCGGCCTCACCATCGAGGCGACCGGCCCCAACTTCGGCTCCGACGCGCTCCTCGACACCGTCGCCGACACCCCCGCACTGGCCACCTTCATGAGTGAACAGACCCGCCTCGTCTGGCCCGCCGGCCACGGCCTGCGCCGCATCCCGGTGACCGACCCGACGCCCGTCTACCCGCACTCGCTCCTCTGGCACCGCGACAATCCCCACCCGGCGCTGGCCGCCCTCCGCGACCACCTCGCCGCCACAACAACCGCCCACGGCGCCGCCGGGACCTGGGCGCCGGCCTGGGTGCTCCCACGTTGA
- a CDS encoding MFS transporter, with amino-acid sequence MVAGRSLGRQFGWLWAAYTVSMFGTWLGFGAFPLIAILVLHAGPFEVSLLSAVGLAVGAVVAVPLGPWVEFRRKRPVMVTMDLIRFAALMSVPAAYALGWLTFTQLVVVSVVAAAADIAFKAAGGAYLKGLVPRADLLVANGRFEATTWTATVVGPPLGNAAIGLFGPVATVAADAISYLLSAVGIRAIGGGEPRPARSDGPRLRAGDLLDGWRHVLTHPALRPLFFNTILVNGLIMATSPLLAVLMLDRLGFAPWQYGLAFGAPCVGGLIGSRLARRLVTRFGQHKVLRAAGALRVCWPIGLAFVGPGTAGLVLVIAVQLGLVTCMGVFNPVFATYRLDRTASGRVARTLSAWSVTSNATIAAMTALWGVLADVTGPRTAIAIAGLLILTTPLLLPRHDRAGRHEQELAPSHP; translated from the coding sequence ATGGTGGCTGGCAGGTCGTTGGGGCGGCAGTTCGGGTGGCTGTGGGCGGCGTACACGGTCAGCATGTTCGGCACGTGGCTCGGGTTCGGCGCGTTTCCCTTGATCGCGATCCTCGTGCTGCACGCCGGGCCGTTCGAGGTGTCGCTGCTGTCCGCTGTGGGGTTGGCGGTCGGTGCGGTGGTCGCGGTGCCGCTCGGCCCGTGGGTGGAGTTTCGCCGTAAGCGGCCGGTGATGGTGACGATGGACCTGATCCGGTTCGCCGCGTTGATGAGCGTCCCCGCCGCGTACGCGCTCGGCTGGCTCACGTTCACCCAGCTCGTGGTCGTGTCGGTCGTCGCCGCCGCGGCCGACATCGCCTTCAAGGCGGCCGGCGGCGCCTACCTGAAGGGCCTGGTACCTCGGGCGGACCTGCTCGTCGCGAACGGACGGTTCGAGGCCACCACCTGGACCGCCACCGTGGTGGGACCGCCGCTCGGCAATGCCGCGATCGGCCTGTTCGGCCCGGTGGCGACCGTGGCGGCCGATGCGATCAGCTACCTGCTCTCGGCGGTGGGTATCCGCGCGATCGGGGGCGGCGAGCCGCGCCCCGCCCGGAGCGACGGCCCACGGCTGCGAGCCGGCGACCTGCTCGACGGGTGGCGCCACGTCCTGACCCACCCGGCGTTGCGCCCGCTGTTCTTCAACACGATCCTCGTCAACGGCCTGATCATGGCGACCTCACCGCTGCTCGCCGTTCTCATGCTCGACCGGCTCGGGTTCGCGCCCTGGCAGTACGGCCTCGCCTTCGGAGCACCGTGCGTCGGCGGACTGATCGGCTCGCGACTGGCCCGCCGGCTGGTCACCCGGTTCGGACAGCACAAGGTCCTGCGCGCCGCCGGGGCACTGCGCGTGTGCTGGCCGATCGGGTTGGCCTTCGTCGGCCCCGGCACTGCCGGGCTCGTGCTCGTCATCGCCGTCCAACTTGGCCTGGTCACGTGCATGGGCGTGTTCAACCCGGTGTTCGCCACCTATCGACTCGACCGGACCGCGTCGGGCCGGGTCGCCCGCACGCTGTCCGCGTGGTCGGTCACCAGCAACGCCACCATCGCCGCCATGACCGCCCTGTGGGGCGTGCTGGCCGACGTCACCGGCCCGCGCACCGCGATCGCGATCGCGGGTCTTCTCATCCTGACCACCCCGCTCCTGCTCCCGAGACACGACCGCGCCGGGCGGCACGAGCAGGAACTGGCCCCGAGCCACCCGTGA
- the cydB gene encoding cytochrome d ubiquinol oxidase subunit II, whose translation MELTTVWFLLVAVLFTGYFILEGFDFGVGMLLPVLGRDDRERRVLINTIGPVWDGNEVWLITAGGAMFAAFPEWYATLFSGFYLPLLLILLALIARGVAFEYRHKRPEASWKRRWDQAIFFGSLVPAILWGVAFANILRGVPLDADHEYVGGLLDLLNPYALLGGLTTLGLFLTHGAVFLALKTTGDVRQRAGALAVKVGAGTAVVAVAFLTWTLTIRSSAAAVVLAVGAALALLGALAAARVRREGWAFTGTAVAIALAVATLFAALFPNVLPSTLDTAGTLTATNAASTPYTLKIMTWVAVIFTPIVLAYQGWTYWVFRKRIGVANIPQH comes from the coding sequence GTGGAACTGACGACCGTCTGGTTTCTCCTCGTCGCCGTACTGTTCACCGGCTACTTCATCCTCGAAGGCTTCGACTTCGGCGTCGGCATGCTGCTGCCCGTCCTCGGCCGCGACGACCGGGAACGCCGCGTCCTGATCAACACCATCGGCCCCGTCTGGGACGGCAACGAGGTCTGGCTCATCACCGCCGGCGGCGCCATGTTCGCCGCCTTCCCCGAGTGGTACGCCACCCTCTTCTCCGGCTTCTACCTGCCGCTGCTGCTCATCCTGCTCGCCCTCATCGCCCGCGGCGTCGCCTTCGAATACCGGCACAAGCGCCCCGAAGCGTCCTGGAAACGTCGCTGGGACCAGGCCATCTTCTTCGGCTCACTGGTCCCGGCGATCCTGTGGGGCGTCGCCTTCGCCAACATCCTGCGCGGCGTACCCCTGGATGCCGACCACGAGTACGTCGGCGGCCTGCTCGACCTGCTCAACCCGTACGCCCTGCTCGGCGGCCTGACCACCCTCGGCCTGTTCCTCACCCACGGCGCCGTGTTCCTCGCCCTCAAGACCACCGGCGACGTCCGCCAGCGCGCGGGCGCCCTCGCCGTCAAGGTCGGCGCCGGCACCGCCGTCGTCGCCGTGGCCTTCCTGACCTGGACGCTGACCATCCGCTCCAGCGCGGCCGCCGTCGTGCTCGCCGTCGGCGCCGCACTCGCCCTGCTCGGCGCTCTCGCCGCCGCCCGGGTACGCCGGGAAGGCTGGGCGTTCACCGGCACCGCCGTGGCCATCGCACTGGCCGTGGCCACCCTGTTCGCCGCGCTGTTCCCCAACGTGCTGCCGTCCACCCTGGACACCGCCGGCACCCTCACCGCCACCAACGCCGCCTCCACCCCCTACACCCTCAAGATCATGACGTGGGTGGCGGTCATCTTCACCCCGATCGTGCTGGCCTACCAGGGCTGGACCTACTGGGTGTTCCGCAAGCGGATCGGCGTGGCGAACATCCCGCAACACTGA
- a CDS encoding cytochrome ubiquinol oxidase subunit I, whose product MDALDVARWQFGVTTVYHFLFVPLTIGLSILVAILQTLWHRTGNERYLKLTKFYGKLFLINFAMGVVTGIVQEFQFGMNWSDYSRFVGDIFGAPLAIEALVAFFLESTFIGLWIFGWDRLPKRLHLAAIWAAAIGTNLSAYFILAANSFMQNPVGYRINPTTGRAELADFLAVLTNKVALITFPHTLAGSFLVAGSLIVAVGLYHVIRHRDSADTDAYRFATRFGSWVVLVSSALVLLTGDIQGKIMTDVQPMKMAAAEGLYTTESPASFSVLTVGSLDGSREVFAIKIPYLLSFLGTGDPNGTVQGINDLQAQYATQYGAGSYTPIIPVTYWSFRFMIGFGLAAAAIALLVLWSHRKGRTPRSRWLLRAGLIMPVLPLLANSFGWIFTEMGRQPWIVFGEMLTRNGVSRTVSLTEVLTSFTAFTLIYAALAVVEFKLLVRYAKAGVPDVTPTPEPDDTDDAERPLAFAY is encoded by the coding sequence GTGGACGCGTTGGACGTCGCCCGCTGGCAGTTCGGTGTCACCACCGTCTACCACTTTCTCTTCGTGCCACTGACCATCGGCCTGTCCATCCTGGTGGCCATCCTCCAAACCCTGTGGCACCGCACCGGCAACGAGCGGTACCTCAAACTCACCAAGTTCTACGGCAAACTCTTCCTGATCAACTTCGCGATGGGCGTGGTCACCGGAATCGTGCAGGAATTCCAGTTCGGCATGAACTGGAGCGACTACTCCCGCTTCGTCGGCGACATCTTCGGCGCCCCCCTCGCTATCGAGGCCCTGGTCGCCTTCTTCCTCGAGTCGACCTTCATCGGCCTGTGGATCTTCGGTTGGGACCGGCTACCCAAACGACTGCACCTCGCGGCCATCTGGGCCGCCGCCATCGGCACCAACCTGTCCGCCTACTTCATCCTCGCCGCGAACTCCTTCATGCAGAACCCGGTCGGCTACCGGATCAACCCCACCACCGGGCGGGCCGAACTGGCCGACTTCCTCGCCGTGCTCACCAACAAGGTCGCCCTGATCACCTTCCCGCACACCCTCGCCGGCTCGTTCCTGGTCGCCGGGTCGCTGATCGTCGCCGTCGGCCTCTACCACGTCATCCGCCACCGCGACAGCGCCGACACCGACGCCTACCGGTTCGCCACCAGGTTCGGCTCCTGGGTCGTCCTGGTCTCCTCCGCGCTGGTGCTGCTCACCGGCGACATCCAAGGCAAGATCATGACGGACGTGCAGCCGATGAAGATGGCCGCCGCCGAGGGCCTCTACACCACCGAGAGCCCCGCCTCGTTCTCCGTACTCACCGTCGGCAGCCTCGACGGCAGCCGCGAGGTCTTCGCCATCAAGATCCCGTACCTGCTGTCGTTCCTCGGCACCGGTGACCCGAACGGCACCGTGCAGGGCATCAACGACCTCCAGGCCCAGTACGCCACCCAGTACGGCGCCGGCAGCTACACCCCGATCATCCCGGTCACCTACTGGAGCTTCCGCTTCATGATCGGCTTCGGGCTGGCCGCCGCCGCGATCGCCCTGCTCGTCCTCTGGAGCCACCGCAAGGGCCGCACCCCCCGCAGCCGGTGGCTGCTACGCGCCGGCCTGATCATGCCCGTGCTGCCCCTGCTGGCCAACTCCTTCGGCTGGATCTTCACCGAGATGGGCCGCCAGCCGTGGATCGTCTTCGGCGAGATGCTCACCCGCAACGGCGTCTCCCGCACCGTCTCCCTGACCGAGGTGCTCACCTCGTTCACCGCGTTCACCCTCATCTACGCCGCCCTCGCCGTCGTCGAGTTCAAACTGCTGGTCCGCTACGCCAAGGCCGGCGTACCCGACGTCACCCCGACGCCCGAACCCGACGACACCGACGACGCCGAGCGCCCGCTCGCCTTCGCCTACTGA
- a CDS encoding lysophospholipid acyltransferase family protein, producing MDTATAPWRAPLLWRTAQLLARVVVGLVARLEVTGDVPVALRHGPLILAANHISPFDPVVLTAACRVRGVAPRIMATGGLFRAPVVGPLMRRAGHIRVDRGTTAVHRSLDTAAAAVAGGSVVLLYPEGRIGLDPGMWPERGKTGAARLAFASGAPVVPVAQWGSHEVLPYRAPKGILGGIVRAVVRRPVIRVHFGAPVDLDDVLPGTPGAARRATDRIIDAITDNLAPLRPDEPDRPRHVDAGRPVDTSRAHRRRLPGG from the coding sequence ATGGACACCGCGACCGCCCCCTGGCGCGCGCCGCTGCTCTGGCGTACCGCGCAACTGCTCGCCCGCGTCGTCGTCGGCCTCGTCGCCCGCCTGGAGGTCACCGGCGACGTGCCGGTCGCGCTGCGGCACGGGCCGCTGATCCTGGCCGCCAACCACATCAGCCCGTTCGACCCGGTGGTGCTCACCGCCGCCTGCCGGGTCCGCGGGGTCGCGCCGCGGATCATGGCCACCGGTGGGCTGTTCCGCGCCCCCGTGGTCGGCCCGCTGATGCGCCGTGCCGGGCACATCCGCGTCGACCGGGGCACCACCGCTGTGCACCGGTCCCTGGACACCGCCGCCGCGGCCGTGGCCGGGGGCTCGGTGGTGCTGCTGTACCCGGAGGGGCGGATCGGCCTGGACCCCGGGATGTGGCCGGAGCGGGGCAAGACCGGGGCGGCCCGGCTCGCCTTCGCCAGCGGCGCCCCGGTCGTCCCGGTCGCCCAGTGGGGTTCCCACGAGGTGCTGCCGTACCGGGCGCCCAAGGGCATCCTCGGCGGAATCGTCCGGGCGGTCGTACGTCGGCCGGTGATCCGGGTGCACTTCGGTGCCCCGGTGGACCTGGATGACGTGCTGCCCGGCACGCCCGGGGCGGCCCGGCGGGCCACCGACCGGATCATCGACGCGATCACCGACAACCTGGCGCCGCTGCGCCCCGACGAGCCGGACCGCCCCCGCCACGTCGACGCCGGCCGGCCCGTCGACACCAGTCGCGCCCACCGCCGCCGCCTGCCCGGCGGCTGA
- a CDS encoding DUF4180 domain-containing protein, which yields MPDLIEERSGVPVLVCDPAGPPVATAEQALDLIGAAFAGAEVVAVPADRLDPGFFSLGTRFAGEIMQKFVNYRLRLVIVGDITAHLAASSALRALVAESNRSDHVWFVPDLAALDARLSART from the coding sequence GTGCCTGACCTGATCGAGGAGCGCTCCGGAGTGCCGGTGCTGGTCTGCGACCCGGCCGGGCCGCCGGTGGCCACCGCCGAGCAGGCCCTCGACCTGATCGGCGCGGCCTTCGCCGGCGCCGAGGTGGTGGCCGTGCCCGCGGACCGGCTCGACCCGGGTTTCTTCTCCCTGGGCACCCGCTTCGCCGGGGAGATCATGCAGAAGTTCGTCAACTACCGGCTGCGGCTGGTCATCGTCGGGGACATCACCGCGCATCTCGCGGCCAGTTCGGCGCTGCGGGCCCTCGTCGCCGAGTCGAACCGCAGCGACCACGTCTGGTTCGTGCCCGACCTGGCCGCCCTCGACGCCCGGCTGTCCGCCCGGACCTGA
- a CDS encoding helix-turn-helix domain-containing protein, producing MSDDLYSVEQVADLLDLHVRTVRGYIRAGRLRAVRIGKQYRIARADLDALTGRPAPPAGAPALEVSSIVQVDGVDRAAADRLATLVLAGVNTGHDPARPLRVQTVHDEERHRMKIVILGDAAATADLLHLVDAVLRGDNGLLRQEVPGA from the coding sequence ATGAGTGATGACCTGTATTCGGTCGAGCAGGTGGCCGACCTGCTCGACCTGCACGTACGCACCGTGCGCGGCTACATCCGCGCCGGCCGGCTGCGCGCGGTCCGGATCGGCAAGCAGTACCGGATCGCCCGGGCCGACCTCGACGCGTTGACCGGCCGGCCGGCGCCACCGGCCGGGGCACCGGCGCTGGAGGTGTCGAGCATCGTGCAGGTCGACGGCGTCGACCGGGCCGCCGCCGACCGGCTCGCCACGCTGGTGCTCGCCGGCGTCAACACCGGCCACGACCCCGCGCGCCCGCTGCGCGTACAGACCGTCCACGACGAGGAGCGACACCGCATGAAGATCGTGATCCTGGGTGACGCCGCCGCCACCGCCGACCTGCTGCACCTGGTCGACGCGGTGCTGCGCGGCGACAACGGCCTGCTGCGTCAGGAGGTGCCCGGTGCCTGA
- a CDS encoding glycerophosphodiester phosphodiesterase, with amino-acid sequence MQPRYGYLDAPAPLAFAHRGGAADGDENTAAAFARAIALGYRYVETDVHATADGVAVIFHDTTLHRVTGERGRIAELRWADLASVRVGGAAVVPRLDEVLAAWPEVRFNIDVKADGGVEPTLDTVDRAGAGDRVLLASFSDARLTRLRALAGPKVATSLGMRGVARLRMASLHGRPLRLPPSVVAAQVPVRYGRVPVVDRRFLAYCHRLGLQVHVWTIDEPAEMHHLLDLGVDGIMTDHVGVLRDVYRSRGHWAA; translated from the coding sequence GTGCAGCCCCGCTACGGCTACCTCGACGCCCCCGCGCCGCTGGCCTTCGCCCACCGGGGCGGTGCCGCCGACGGCGACGAGAACACCGCCGCCGCGTTCGCCCGGGCCATCGCGCTCGGCTACCGGTACGTGGAGACCGACGTGCACGCCACCGCCGACGGCGTAGCGGTGATCTTCCACGACACCACCCTGCACCGGGTCACCGGCGAGCGGGGGCGCATCGCCGAGCTGCGCTGGGCCGATCTGGCCTCGGTACGCGTCGGCGGCGCCGCCGTCGTCCCCCGCCTCGACGAGGTCCTCGCCGCCTGGCCGGAGGTCCGGTTCAACATCGACGTGAAGGCCGACGGCGGCGTCGAACCGACCCTGGACACGGTCGACCGGGCCGGCGCCGGCGACCGGGTACTGCTCGCCTCGTTCAGCGACGCCCGGCTGACCCGGCTACGGGCCCTGGCCGGGCCGAAGGTCGCCACCAGCCTCGGCATGCGCGGGGTGGCCCGGCTGCGGATGGCCTCCCTGCACGGGCGACCGCTGCGGCTGCCCCCGTCCGTGGTCGCCGCCCAGGTCCCCGTCCGGTACGGGCGCGTCCCGGTGGTCGACCGGCGTTTCCTCGCGTACTGCCACCGACTCGGGTTGCAGGTGCACGTGTGGACCATCGACGAACCCGCCGAGATGCACCACTTACTTGATCTCGGTGTGGATGGCATCATGACCGATCACGTCGGCGTGCTCCGCGACGTCTACCGCAGCCGCGGCCACTGGGCCGCCTGA